The DNA window CATTGGTCGCCAGAATTCGAGTCGACGATAGGCAGCCAATGTTCTTCTACCTTTCCAAGATTTTCTGGTTCTTCATCCAGCCGCTCAATCTGGCGATCTTCCTGCTGCTGGCGGGACTGCTCGCGGCCATGATCGGCCGAAGGCGGTTGGCGGCCACCGGCAGCGTGCTGGCATTTCTGATCCTTGCGCTGTCGGCATGGACGTCGCTCGGCGCCATGATGCTCAATCCGCTCGAAGAGCGCTTTGCACGCCCGCCGCTGCCGGAAAAGGTCGACGGCATCGTCGTGCTCGGTGGCGGCTTCGAAGGCGCCATCAACCTGGTGCGCGGCGGCTATGAGCTGAACAGCAGCGGCGATCGGATGGTCGAGACCGCGATTCTGGCCCGGCGTTTTCCCACTGCCAAGGTGATCGTCTCCGGCGGCACCGGTGAGTTGTTCCTCGAAGGCGAGGGCGACGCCGCCACTGCCCCCCGCCTGCTCACCGCGCTTGGTGTGACGGCCGATCGCCTGATCCTCGAAAACAAATCCCGCAACACCTATGAAAATGCGGTCTTCACCAAGGAGCTGGTAACGCCGAAGCCCGGCGAGACCTGGCTGCTGGTGACCTCGGCCTTCCATATGCCGCGCGCCAAGGCGCTGTTCGACAAGGCCGGCTTTGCGACCGTTCCCTGGCCGGTCGACTATCGCACTTCGGGGCGGGAAGGCATCGGCCTGTTCCGCGACAATGCAGCCGATTCGTTGCAGGCCACCACCATCGCCATCCGCGAATGGATCGGGCTGATCGCCTACTGGCTGTCAGGGCGGATCGATCAGCCTTTTCCTGGCGGCTGACCGATCACCGCTTGTCTGGCGGCCGAGAAGAACTGGCGCCGCACCAGCACGGCCAGCAGCAACAGCGTCGACAACACGAACACCATGGGGTCGACGAACCAGCCGAGATAACCGATCGAGAAGAACACGCCGCGCAGGCCGGAGTTGAAGTGCTTTCCGGCGAGCATGTTCATCTGTGCCGCACGCCACACCGCCGTTTCGGTGACCGGATTGCGCGAGGCTTCGCCATGCGGGATCGGCACGGCGCCGATCAGGATCGTGCAATAGTTGAACAGTCGGTACGCCCAGCCGAATTTGAAGAACGAAAACGCCAGGATCAGCACCAGTCCGAACACCTTTATCTGGAAGGCCGCGCGCGACGGCGCGCCACCTAGGGGCAGGTCGCTGAGCACTTCAAGAACCCGGTCGGATGCGCCGAGCAAGGCAAAGCAACCGCCGATCGCGATCAATGAGCTGGACGCGAAGAAGGCGGTGCCTTGCTGCAGACCGCTCATGATGGCGGTGTCGACGATGCGGATCTCGCGTTCGGCCATGGTCCGCATCCAGGCTTGCCGCTGTGCATTCATCGCCGTCGTCAGCGACACGCGGCTGACCAGCTTGCCGTCGGAGGCGAACGTGTGCAGCAACCACGCGACGAGGAAGAAGGCCAGCGCCGCGAGATCGGCTGTCGAAAGATCGAGGGAATCGCCCATGGCCTGAATTTATCACATTCAGCGCGATCGCTTCGATGTCCGCATGCAGCGATCGGCACCAATGTCGCTGCAGGAGCAAACAAGGTCGGCGGGTGCAGCGCCGCGATCTCCAAAAGAGCGGAAACATCCTGGGAATTCCTATATGTAGTCCTCGACCTGACTCCAGGAGACAACGCCGCGTGTTCCTTTCGGTTTTCGACCTGTTCAAGATCGGCATAGGACCCTCGAGTTCGCACACGATGGGGCCGATGACCGCCGCGGCTCGGTTTCTCGACGAGGTCGCGGGAAATGACTGGCCGCGTCCGGCGGGTGTGAAGGTCGACCGGCTTGGCGCCAGCCTGCACGGGTCACTCGCCTACACCGGCATCGGCCACGGCAGCGATCGCGCCGTCATACTCGGCCTTGCCGGCCTGACGCCGCAGACGGTCGATCCCGATCAGGCCGATGGCATTGCCAGCCGCATCACCGCCGAAAAGCGCATTTCGCCGCCCGGCCACCCCTCCTATCGCTTCGATCCGGCCACCGATCTGGTGCTGGACCGCAAGACGCCGCTCACCGGCCATGCCAACGGCATGGCGTTCTACGCCTATGATTCCGGCGGCCGCCTGCTGCTCAAGCGCATCTATTATTCGATCGGCGGCGGCTTCGTCGTTTCGGAAGAAGAGCTGCAGCGGATGAAGGCCAAAGGGTCGGTGACGACTGAGGGCAAGAAAGTGCCTTACCCGTTCAAGAATGCAGTCGAGATGCTGGCCATGGCCGGCAAAAGCGGCCTTTCCATTGCCGACATGAAACGCGTCAACGAGGAGACGCAGATGTCACGCGAAGCGCTCGACGCCGGTCTCGACGGCATCTGGAGCGCCATGAAGGGCTGCATCGACCGCGGCCTGTCGCAGGATGGCATAATGCCGGGCGGGCTGAAGGTGCGCCGGCGGGCGCGCATGCTGCACGACAAGCTGCAGGAGCAGTGGCAGCAGAACAAGCCCAATCCCTTGCTCGCCAATGACTGGCTGTCGATCTACGCCATGGCGGTGAACGAGGAGAATGCGGCCGGCGGGCGCGTCGTCACCGCGCCGACCAATGGCGCTGCCGGCACGCTGCCGGCGGTGCTGCGCTACTGGCTGCATTTCCATCCCGAGGCCGACCAGCCGAGCATCCGCGACTTCCTGCTGACGGCTGCTGCCGTCGGCGGCATCATCAAAACCAATGCCTCGATCTCGGGCGCCGAGGTCGGCTGCCAGGGTGAGGTCGGGTCGGCGTCGGCGATGGCGGCGGCAGGCCTGTGCGCCGTCATGGGCGGCACGCCCGAACAGGTCGAGAATGCCGCCGAGATCGCGCTCGAACATCATCTCGGCATGACCTGCGATCCGGTCGGCGGGCTGGTGCAAGTGCCGTGCATCGAGCGCAATGCGCTGGGAGCGGTCAAGGCGGTGACGGCCGCGTCACTGGCCATCAAGGGCGACGGCATCCATTTCGTACCCCTCGACGCGGCGATCGAGACCATGCGCCAGACCGGCCTCGACATGAACGAGAAGTACAAGGAAACCAGCCTTGGCGGGCTTGCCGTCAATGTCGTGGAGTGCTGAGGGCCGGCTGAGGGGACATTGGTATCCCGATCCTGGAAAGCGATCCGCTTCTCTCTTCGTGGGATCAGTCCGGCCATTGGTATTCGGCGGCGATGCTCTCTATTATCTCGTCAGCCAAGACGCCGCCTTGGTCGCCATTGGTCATCACGACGGCGCCATCGCCTGTCTCGTAGGTGACCATCGAACTTATGAAGCCAGCATTCACTCCGTCATGGCCAAAACCACGGTGTGGTGGCGAGCCTTTGACGACCAGACCTAACCCGTAGTGACCTAGCCCAGGCGTCAGCATATGAACCACAGTCGGATGGGACAGCACTGTCGTTGTCCGGCCGACCCAGGCGTCAAGCAGGGCCAGGTCGAAGCGGGCCAGGTCGGTTGGCGTCGTCCACAATCCTGCCGCGGCCAATTCGGGATAGATGTGTGGCCCGCCGGCAACCGGATCACCGCTTGCCGTGTGCGGTATCGCGGCATTGCGGAGGTCACGAGCAGGCAAGGGTTGGTGATAGAAGCTGCGGGTCATTCCAAGCGGATGAAGCACGGTCCTGTCCAGCAATTCAGCAAATGGCTTGCCGGTGACGTCGATGAGCAGTTGCTGCACGATCGTATAGCCGCCGCCGGAATAGCGAAAACTTTTGCCCGGCTGCCGAGTGACGACGATGGGAGGATTGTTGGCCGGCGGAGCGCCATTCAAGATCTCGAGGAGAGAAGGGATCGCGGTCCCTGTCTCATACCCGGCAAAGCCATGCACGGTCGTCCCGGCGGAATGGCTGAGCAATTGCCGAAGGGTGACTTTCGTTTCATTGGTGTACGAATTCGTCGGAACCTTCCAGCTTTTCAAGTACGAGTTCACGTCCGCGTCGAGGTCAAGTCTTCCCGCCTGAACCAGCGCCAACACAGCCATTGCGGTAACCGGCTTGCTGATCGATGCCGCCTGAAACAGCGTGTCCTGTCCAACCGCGGGACCCCCGTTCTTTGTAACGCCGAAGCCGCGCGCCCATTCTATTGTTCCGTTGCGGATGACCGCGATGCTGACGCCTGGAACGCACAGCGCCGCCATCCGATCCGGCAACTTGCCGTGCGGTTGGCCAGCAAATCCAATGGGAGGCCGAAGCCCGGTAAGAACCCGCTGAATGCGTGCCTCGATATCAGCGTCGGTTGCCGGCATCGGAGATTTTCCACTGGCCGCGGAAGACCCGCCATGCGCCTTGGCGGTGATGGCTGACATGACAAGCGTTGCCGCCAAAAGCACGTTGCGCCGGTTCGGCCTGTTTTGTTGTCTACTGTGTGCCATGACGATGATCGCTCCGTAATTCGCCAGCATAGTGATGGTGGCGGTCATGGCCACCCTATTCCTGCACCTCCATGAGCCGCCTCGCTGGCATTGTGGAGAAGTCTGTCAGGCCGTTGACGTCCCGGCGCGCCGGACTAACCTTAGCGAATGTCTCTCAATCTCATAAAACTCTGTGTCGGCTGCGACAGCGTCGAGGATCTCGAGGAATGGATCGCCTTCCGCCTCGATGAGCGGCGGCGTGCCGGTGAGCCGGTCGAGCAATATCACACCACCCGCATGATGCCGACGCGCGGCGCCGAGGTTACCGATGGCGGTTCGCTCTATTGGGTGATCAAGGGCAATGTGCAGTGCCGCCAGCTGATCACCGAGATCCGGCCGTTCACCGACGGTGAAGGCATCGGCCGCTGCCACCTGATTCTCGACCCCGAGGTTGTTCGAACCGACTGGCAGCCGCGCCGGGCTTTTCAGGGCTGGCGCTATCTGAAGCCGGCGGACGCGCCCCTCGATCTCGGCAAGGGCAAGGCCGGGCTGATCGAGATGCCGCCGAAACTCAGGCGCGAGCTGGCCGATCTCGGCCTGCTCTGACCCCAGGTGGCATCACCGTCTGGCCCTTTGTGCCACCCGATGTGGGACTTGCAAGCGATGTAACAACGCCACATCTTGTTTTTATGAGTGACAAGAAGCAGCCCGTGCCCGCGAGGGTCAATCCTGCACCGATCAAGCCTCAATCCAACGCCGGCGAGATCGACGCCTTCATTCGTCAGGCGAGGACGCTTGCCGCGTCGGCGACCGGTTCGGGCAGGCTGATCCTTGCCCTCGACGCGACGATGAGCCGCCAGCCGACCTGGGATCTGGCCTGCACGCTGCAGGGCCAGATGTTCGACGCCGTCGGCAAGGCCGGAACCCTCAGCGTGCAACTGGTTTATTTTCGCGGTCTCGGCGAGTGCCGTTCCTCCGCTTTCGTGAGCGACACCAATGCCTTGAAGCAGCTGATGACGCGGATCGAATGCCGCAGCGGTCACACCCAGATCGGCAAGGTGCTGGCGCATGCGCTGAAACAGACGGCGGCCGCCAAGGTCAATGCGCTGGTCTATATCGGCGATGCGATGGAAGAGGATATCGACGATCTGGCCGAAAAGGCCGGCAGCCTCGGCCTGCATGGCGTTCCTGTCTTCGTCTTTCAGGAAGGCCATGATTCCAGCGCAGAAAAAGCGTTCAAGGAGGTTGCGCGGCTGTCCAATGGGGCTTGGTTCCGATTTGATCGACGGGCTGCCGCGACCCTGGCAGGACTGCTTTCGGCCGTTGCCGTGTTTGCGACCGGCGGGTTGAAGGCGCTCGAAGCCAGGGGCAGGCCGGAAGACCGGTTGATGATCGAGCATCTGCGGGGCGGCGGAAAATAATGGGCGCAATCATCGCTTTTGTAGCGTTGCTTCTGGTGCTTCTCGGCGTGGTGACGATCTTTCTGCGCGCCGACCCAGCGAAACTGGCGAGCACGATGCGAACGCTTGGGCCGGCTCTTCTGGCACTTGTCGGCGTTGCCGTGCTTGTGGTCGGCCGTGAAGGCATCGGCGGCATGATCCTCACCGCGGCACTTGCCTGGTATGGTTCCATGCGCATGACACGCCAGCCGGCCGGGCTGGCGCCGGGCAAGCGCTCGACGGTGCGCACCGCGGCATTGGAAATGGAACTCGATCACGATACGGGCGGCCTCGAAGGACTGGTCCTGGCTGGCCGCCACGAAGGCAAGATGCTTGGCGCGATGGGGCTGGCGGAGTTGCAGCATCTCCATCGGGAACTCTCCGCCGATCCGGAGAGCCGGCAGTTGCTAGAGACGTATCTTGACGGCAGATTTCCCGTCTGGCGCAAAAACACTGAGACGAACGGTGGCGAAAGGCTGGGTGTTGCGCCAGGTCCGGGCGCCATGACTAAGGAGGAGGCCTACAAGGTCCTTGGTCTTGAAGCGGGGGCCGCCGCGGCGGATGTCCGCAAGGCGCACCGCCGCCTGATGCAACGCCTGCACCCCGATATCGGCGGCACGTCTTTCCTGGCGGCGCGGATTAATGAAGCCAAGGACGTCTTGCTCTCCAATCACAACTAGTCTCCTTCGACGCAGAATTTTTCCGGGAGATACTTTCGACGCTGCCCTACTGCTGGACGGCGTAGCAGGCGATTTTCTTCTTCTTCAAAGCATTGCAGGCATTCCAGGCGGCGGTCTTCGAGCCAAAGCCGAAGCGGGCGCGGTAGTAGGTCTCACCATCCTTGTCGAAAGCGACGGTGAAACCCGAAGCATCCGCCAGGATCTTCGGCGCCTGCTTGGCCGCCTTGTCGAGGAAGGCTTGCGCCTCGGACTGCTTGGGCGAAGAAGCGACCTGTACCGCCCAGCCCGACGGCACCGACGCGGTATTCACCGGGTCGACGGCCGGAGCGGGTTCGGCGTAAGCCGCCACAACCTGCGCCGTTGCAACCTGGGGCGCCGACACGATGACGGTCTTGACTTTCCTGGTCTTGACGACGGGCGCTGTCTCCTCGACCGCGGCCGTTGTCTGCTCGTCGGTCGCGGCGTCCGCGGACGTCGGATCGTCGTTGGAGGCCACGGCATCGTCTTCGACCATCGGCTTGTCGTCCGGCGTCGGTGCGTCGTGCTTGGGCAGGAGCACCTTGGCAAGGGCGGTGATTGGATTGTTGCCACTGGCCTTGGCGACCAGATCGCCGCCGCCGCGGGTCGATGCCCTCGGCATATAGGTGTTGATCAAGTTGGCCATCTGGTTGTCGCGGCTGCCGCCGGAGGTGCCGCCCATGACCACGCCGACGATGCGGCGATTGCCGTCGGAAACCGACGAGACGAGGTTGAAGCCGGAGGCGCGGGTGTAGCCCGTCTTGATGCCGTCGACACCCTTGATGCGTCCGAGCAGGCGATTATGTCCGTTGATGCGCTGACGGCCATAGAGAAAGGAGCGCTGCGAGAAATAGCCGTAATATTGCGGAAAATGCTCGCGCAGAGCGATGCCGAGCGTCGCCATGTCACGTGCGGTGGTGAACTGGCCAGGGTCGGGCAGGCCGTTGGCATTGCGGAAGACGGTGCCGTTCATGCCCAGCGCCCGCGCCTTGGCGGTCATCATGCGGGCAAAAGTAGGTTCATTGCCGCCGAGCATTTCGCCGAGCGCGGTGGCCGAGTCGTTCGCCGACTTGGTAACGATCGACAGGATCGCGGTCTCGACCGTGACCGAACCGCCCGGCTTCACCCCGAGTTTCGTCGGCGCCTCGGCGGATGCATGGGCCGAAAACACGACTGGCGAGTTCCTGCTGATCTTGCCCTTCGCCAGCGCTTCGAAGGTCAAATAAAGCGTCATCATCTTGGTCAGCGAAGCCGGATAGCGCCGGCCGTTGGCATCCGCGGAGTAGAGCACCTTGCCAGTCTTGGCGTCGACGACAATGGCTGCCTGCCTCGCCGCCAGCGACGAGGCAACGTCGCCACAAACGAACGTCATCGCCATGGCGAAGATCATGATCGTTTTGAGAGGGGAGGTGGATTTGGAAACGATGCCCAACAACGCCTTACGCACTGATACTTCCCTTGAATTTCTTCGTTGCGCTGGAGGCGGCAAAGGGTCCTGCCTCGCTTCCGGCCAAGCTACCGGGGCAGCGTTACCAATCCGTTTATGGTAACCGCCGCGTTCACCATTTTCTTCGGGCTTGAAGCTCTCTTTATTCGATTTTTAGCCATTGGCTGCGCAGGCGGCTTCGCACGCCAGTGAAATATTGACTTTTGTGCGGCGCACAATATATTATCTTGCATTGCACAAGGGCGCCCCGAAGAAGGACGCCTCAACCGTCAAGGGAATCGCGAAATGACCCAGACCTATGAGGACTTCAGCAAATACGGCAAAGAGTTCGCCGACACCGGATTGAAGAGCTTTGCGTCGCTCTCCAAGGGCGCGCAGGCGATCGCGACCGAGGCTGGCGAATACACCAAGAAGAGTTTTGAAGCCGGCAGCGCCACCGTGGAGAAGCTGTTTTCGGCCAAGTCGCTGGAAAAGGCGATCGAGATCCAGTCGGATTACGCCAAGCAGTCCTACGAGGCGTTCGTCGCCGAGGCCACCAAGATTGGCGACCTCTACGCCGAACTCGCCAAGGAAGCCTACAAGCCGTTCGAATCGATCGTTGCCAAGGCGAAGTAATTTTCGCCTGACGACACTGAGATCCGGCCCTTTGTGTCCGGAACAAGCCCGGCTGCGGAAACGCGGCCGGGTTTTTTCATGTCGATTTCCGCTCCAGGGCCCCGCGCCCCTTCACGATTGCGAAAATCGTCCAAGTTTGGTCACCTAGCCATATTGTCAGCTAAACAGAAGGGCTTAAAATCGTCCATCGAACACCTACATGTCGAACTCGCATGGGGATTCGAAAGAGGCAGGAATACGTGACGATCGGTTTGACTGCCACGAGACACGTGGTGCGGATGCAAAACGGCGACGGCAACGGCAATGAAGCCGGCCGTGGGACGGCCGTCATCACGCGCACCAAAACCAAAACCAAGAAGCCCAGCCTTTATCGGGTCCTCATCCTCAACGACGACTACACGCCCATGGAGTTCGTGGTTCACGTGCTGGAGCGTTTTTTCCAGAAGGACCGCGAAGCCGCCACACGCATCATGCTTCATGTTCACAATCATGGAGTGGGCGAGTGCGGGGTCTATACATTCGAGGTGGCCGAGACCAAAGTGTCCCAGGTCATGGATTTCGCCCGACAGAATCAGCATCCGCTGCAATGCGTGATGGAGAAGAAGTGAGGTAACATGCCGGCTTTCTCCCAAGGCCTGGAAAAGGCGCTTCACCAGGCGCTGACGCTCGCCAATGAGCGGCACCATGAATACGCAACCCTTGAACATCTGCTGCTCGCGCTCATCGACGACACCGAGGCGGCCGCCGTCATGCGCGCCTGCAATGTCGATCTCGATGAGCTCAAGCACACGGTGCTCACCTATATCGACACCGAGCTCGACAATCTGGTCACCGGTTATGACGAGGACTCCAAGCCGACGGCCGGGTTCCAGCGTGTCATCCAGCGCGCGGTGATCCATGTGCAGTCGTCTGGCCGAGAGGAGGTGTCGGGTGCCAACGTGCTCGTCGCCATCTTCGCCGAGCGCGAGAGCCATGCCGCCTATTTCCTGCAGGAACAGCAGATGACCCGCTACGACGCGGTCAACTACATCTCGCACGGCATTGCCAAGCGTCCAGGCGCGTCGGAGACGCGCTCGCCGCGCGGCGCCGATGACGAGCAGGGCGGCCAGAACGGCGCCGAGCCGCAAGAGGAAGGCGGCAAGAAGAAGCAGCAGCAGGATGCGCTGACGGCTTATTGCGTCAACCTCAACAACAAGGCCAAGGCCGGCAAGATCGATCCGCTGATCGGCCGCGAGTCCGAGATCAACCGCACCATCCAGGTGCTGTGCCGCCGCTCCAAGAACAACCCGCTCTATGTCGGCGACCCGGGCGTCGGCAAGACGGCGATCGCCGAGGGCCTGGCCAAGCGCATCGTCGAGGGCGACGTTCCCGAAGTGCTGCACAATGCCACCATCTTCGCGCTCGACATGGGCACGCTGCTTGCCGGCACGCGCTATCGCGGCGATTTCGAGGAGCGGCTGAAGCAGGTCGTCAAGGAACTCGAGGACTATCCTGGTGCCGTGCTGTTCATCGACGAGATCCACACGGTGATCGGGGCAGGGGCCACATCGGGCGGCGCCATGGACGCGTCGAACCTGTTGAAGCCGGCCTTGTCGTCGGGTGCGATCCGCTGCATCGGCTCGACCACCTACAAGGAATTCCGCCAGTTCTTCGAGAAGGACCGTGCCTTGGTGCGGCGTTTCCAGAAGATCGACGTCAACGAGCCGACCATCGAGGACGCCATCGAGATCATGAAGGGCCTGAAGCCCTATTATGAGGAGTTCCACAAGGTGAAGTTCACCAACGAGGCGATCAAGGCCTCGGTGGAGCTGTCGGCACGCTACATCAACGACCGCAAGCTGCCGGACAAGGCGATCGACGTGATCGACGAGACCGGCGCCTCGCAGATGCTGGTGCCGGAAGCCAAGCGCAAGAAGACCATCGGCATCAAGGAGATCGAAGCGACGATCGCCACCATGGCCCGCATCCCGCCGAAGACGGTTTCGGCCGACGACGAGAAGGTGCTGCAGGGCCTCGATATCGAGCTGAAGCGCGTCGTATATGGCCAGGACACGGCAATCAGTGCGCTGACCTCGGCGATCAAGCTGGCACGTGCCGGACTGCGCGAACCGGAGAAGCCGATTGGCTCCTACCTGTTCTCCGGCCCGACCGGCGTCGGCAAGACCGAAGTGGCCAAGCAGTTGGCCGCCTCGCTCGGCGTCGAGCTGATCCGCTTCGACATGTCGGAATATATGGAACGCCACACCGTGTCGCGGCTGATCGGTGCTCCTCCCGGTTATGTAGGCTTCGACCAGGGCGGTCTTTTGACCGACGGCGTCGACCAGCATCCGCATTGCGTGCTGTTGCTGGACGAAGTCGAGAAGGCGCATCCGGACCTGTTCAACATCCTGTTGCAGGTGATGGACCACGGCAAGCTGACCGACCACAACGGCAAGCAGATCGATTTCCGCAATGTGATCCTGATCATGACCACCAATGCGGGCGCGTCGGATGCGCAACGCGCGGCGATCGGCTTCGGTTCGACCAAGCGCGAAGGCGACGATGTCGAGGCGATCAACCGGCTGTTCACGCCGGAGTTCCGCAACCGTCTCGATGCGATCATCCCGTTCGGCTCATTGCCGGTGCCGGTCATCCACCAGGTGGTGCAGAAGTTCGTCATGCAGCTCGAGGCCCAGCTTTCCGAGCGTGGCGTCACCTTCGACCTGTCGGCGGATGCGATCGCCTGGCTCGCCGACAAGGGCTATGACGAGCGCATGGGGGCGCGGCCGCTCGGCCGGGTCATCCAGGAGCACATCAAGAAGCCGTTGGCTGACGAGGTGCTGTTCGGCAAGCTCAAGAAGGGCGGCACGGTGCGTGTCACCGTCGAGAAGAAGGAAACCGGCGAGACCGGCCTGAAGCTCGAATCGCTCGCCGACGAGGCGCCGGTGAAGCCGAAGAAGGAAGAGCCGGAAGAAGCGCCGAAGCCCATAAAGGCCGTGGCGAAGAAGCCGGCGGCCAAGAAGCTGGTGGCGCCGAAGCCCGAAGCCAAGGGCAAGGACGGCGGCAAGCGCAGCCTCGTGCCGCAACTGCCCCGAAAGAACTGAGCCATACGAAAATCGAAAAAGCCCCGGAAACGGGGCTTTTTTCATTGGAACACGAGGTGACGCATGGCCGGCCAGATCATCGTCCTGAACGGTGCGCCGCGATCGGGAAAATCAAGCATCGCCAAGGCCATTCAGGAGAGCTTCGATGGCGTCTGGATCAATCTCGGCGTCGACGTTTACGAGCATGCTACGCCGGCACGTTATCGGCCTGGGATAGGATTGCGGCCAGGCGGCGAGCGCCCGGACCTTGAAAGCGTCGTGCCCGGATTATACGCCGCGCTCTACGAATCGATAGCAGCTCATAGCCGACTGGGGTTGAATGCCGTCGCGGATGTCGGCCATCACGACGCCTATTCGAAACCCCTCGACGGCCTCGTCGATTGCGCCCGCCGTCTCGCCGGCCTACCGGTGCTGCTGGTCGGCGTTCGCTGCCCGATCGAAATCATCATGGAGAGGCGTGCGGCCAGCGCGGCGGACAAGGGATATGTGACCGGCTCGCCCGACGATCCTGTGCCATTGCCCGTGCGTCTGTGGCAGGAAGAGGTGCACCGGCCAGGCGTGTATGATTTGGAAGTCGACACCTCGCTTCTGAGCCCAGAGCAATGCGCGGATGCGATCCGGCGGCGGCTTTCTTCCGGGACAGAGGAGCTGACAGCGCTTCAAAGGCTTTCGAACCCGCCCTTGTTGTAGCACCGGTCCTCCTGACTCAGTCAGCCAGCTCGCGCTTTTTCACTCCAAATTAACGCCGTCCGGCCATTTTTCGA is part of the Mesorhizobium loti genome and encodes:
- a CDS encoding YdcF family protein; amino-acid sequence: MFFYLSKIFWFFIQPLNLAIFLLLAGLLAAMIGRRRLAATGSVLAFLILALSAWTSLGAMMLNPLEERFARPPLPEKVDGIVVLGGGFEGAINLVRGGYELNSSGDRMVETAILARRFPTAKVIVSGGTGELFLEGEGDAATAPRLLTALGVTADRLILENKSRNTYENAVFTKELVTPKPGETWLLVTSAFHMPRAKALFDKAGFATVPWPVDYRTSGREGIGLFRDNAADSLQATTIAIREWIGLIAYWLSGRIDQPFPGG
- a CDS encoding DUF599 domain-containing protein; this encodes MGDSLDLSTADLAALAFFLVAWLLHTFASDGKLVSRVSLTTAMNAQRQAWMRTMAEREIRIVDTAIMSGLQQGTAFFASSSLIAIGGCFALLGASDRVLEVLSDLPLGGAPSRAAFQIKVFGLVLILAFSFFKFGWAYRLFNYCTILIGAVPIPHGEASRNPVTETAVWRAAQMNMLAGKHFNSGLRGVFFSIGYLGWFVDPMVFVLSTLLLLAVLVRRQFFSAARQAVIGQPPGKG
- a CDS encoding L-serine ammonia-lyase, which produces MFLSVFDLFKIGIGPSSSHTMGPMTAAARFLDEVAGNDWPRPAGVKVDRLGASLHGSLAYTGIGHGSDRAVILGLAGLTPQTVDPDQADGIASRITAEKRISPPGHPSYRFDPATDLVLDRKTPLTGHANGMAFYAYDSGGRLLLKRIYYSIGGGFVVSEEELQRMKAKGSVTTEGKKVPYPFKNAVEMLAMAGKSGLSIADMKRVNEETQMSREALDAGLDGIWSAMKGCIDRGLSQDGIMPGGLKVRRRARMLHDKLQEQWQQNKPNPLLANDWLSIYAMAVNEENAAGGRVVTAPTNGAAGTLPAVLRYWLHFHPEADQPSIRDFLLTAAAVGGIIKTNASISGAEVGCQGEVGSASAMAAAGLCAVMGGTPEQVENAAEIALEHHLGMTCDPVGGLVQVPCIERNALGAVKAVTAASLAIKGDGIHFVPLDAAIETMRQTGLDMNEKYKETSLGGLAVNVVEC
- a CDS encoding beta-lactamase family protein, with translation MTATITMLANYGAIIVMAHSRQQNRPNRRNVLLAATLVMSAITAKAHGGSSAASGKSPMPATDADIEARIQRVLTGLRPPIGFAGQPHGKLPDRMAALCVPGVSIAVIRNGTIEWARGFGVTKNGGPAVGQDTLFQAASISKPVTAMAVLALVQAGRLDLDADVNSYLKSWKVPTNSYTNETKVTLRQLLSHSAGTTVHGFAGYETGTAIPSLLEILNGAPPANNPPIVVTRQPGKSFRYSGGGYTIVQQLLIDVTGKPFAELLDRTVLHPLGMTRSFYHQPLPARDLRNAAIPHTASGDPVAGGPHIYPELAAAGLWTTPTDLARFDLALLDAWVGRTTTVLSHPTVVHMLTPGLGHYGLGLVVKGSPPHRGFGHDGVNAGFISSMVTYETGDGAVVMTNGDQGGVLADEIIESIAAEYQWPD
- a CDS encoding DUF1489 family protein, which codes for MSLNLIKLCVGCDSVEDLEEWIAFRLDERRRAGEPVEQYHTTRMMPTRGAEVTDGGSLYWVIKGNVQCRQLITEIRPFTDGEGIGRCHLILDPEVVRTDWQPRRAFQGWRYLKPADAPLDLGKGKAGLIEMPPKLRRELADLGLL
- a CDS encoding VWA domain-containing protein, with translation MSDKKQPVPARVNPAPIKPQSNAGEIDAFIRQARTLAASATGSGRLILALDATMSRQPTWDLACTLQGQMFDAVGKAGTLSVQLVYFRGLGECRSSAFVSDTNALKQLMTRIECRSGHTQIGKVLAHALKQTAAAKVNALVYIGDAMEEDIDDLAEKAGSLGLHGVPVFVFQEGHDSSAEKAFKEVARLSNGAWFRFDRRAAATLAGLLSAVAVFATGGLKALEARGRPEDRLMIEHLRGGGK
- a CDS encoding DnaJ domain-containing protein, yielding MGAIIAFVALLLVLLGVVTIFLRADPAKLASTMRTLGPALLALVGVAVLVVGREGIGGMILTAALAWYGSMRMTRQPAGLAPGKRSTVRTAALEMELDHDTGGLEGLVLAGRHEGKMLGAMGLAELQHLHRELSADPESRQLLETYLDGRFPVWRKNTETNGGERLGVAPGPGAMTKEEAYKVLGLEAGAAAADVRKAHRRLMQRLHPDIGGTSFLAARINEAKDVLLSNHN
- a CDS encoding D-alanyl-D-alanine carboxypeptidase, which gives rise to MRKALLGIVSKSTSPLKTIMIFAMAMTFVCGDVASSLAARQAAIVVDAKTGKVLYSADANGRRYPASLTKMMTLYLTFEALAKGKISRNSPVVFSAHASAEAPTKLGVKPGGSVTVETAILSIVTKSANDSATALGEMLGGNEPTFARMMTAKARALGMNGTVFRNANGLPDPGQFTTARDMATLGIALREHFPQYYGYFSQRSFLYGRQRINGHNRLLGRIKGVDGIKTGYTRASGFNLVSSVSDGNRRIVGVVMGGTSGGSRDNQMANLINTYMPRASTRGGGDLVAKASGNNPITALAKVLLPKHDAPTPDDKPMVEDDAVASNDDPTSADAATDEQTTAAVEETAPVVKTRKVKTVIVSAPQVATAQVVAAYAEPAPAVDPVNTASVPSGWAVQVASSPKQSEAQAFLDKAAKQAPKILADASGFTVAFDKDGETYYRARFGFGSKTAAWNACNALKKKKIACYAVQQ
- a CDS encoding phasin family protein encodes the protein MTQTYEDFSKYGKEFADTGLKSFASLSKGAQAIATEAGEYTKKSFEAGSATVEKLFSAKSLEKAIEIQSDYAKQSYEAFVAEATKIGDLYAELAKEAYKPFESIVAKAK
- the clpS gene encoding ATP-dependent Clp protease adapter ClpS, with translation MQNGDGNGNEAGRGTAVITRTKTKTKKPSLYRVLILNDDYTPMEFVVHVLERFFQKDREAATRIMLHVHNHGVGECGVYTFEVAETKVSQVMDFARQNQHPLQCVMEKK